Proteins from a single region of Parambassis ranga chromosome 16, fParRan2.1, whole genome shotgun sequence:
- the ubr5 gene encoding E3 ubiquitin-protein ligase UBR5 isoform X8, whose product MTSIHFVVHPLPGTEDQLNDRLREVSEKLNKYSYNSHPHLSLLEQATLKQCVVGPNHAGFLLEDGRVCRISFAVQPDRLELSKPDGSDGSRWSSGVNGGSGGSGSGGGTGGGGASGGSSGGGGGGGGGGGGGTSGRSSTAARDSRRQTRVIRTGRDRGSGLLGSQPQPVIPASVIPEELITQAQVVLQGKSRSVIIRELQRTNLDVNLAVNNLLSRDDEDGDDGDDTASESYLPGEDLMSLLDADIHSAHPSVIIDADAMFSEDISYFGYPSFRRSSLSRLGSSRVLLLPLDRDSELLRERESVLRLRERRWLDGASFDTERGSTSREGEPSLDKKSIPVQSPVSLGEELQWWPDKDGVKFVSIGAMFSELVAVSSKGELYQWKWSEPEPYRNAQNPFIHHPRVSFLGLANEKITLLSANSIRATVATETNKVATWVDDTLSTVASKLEHSAQSFPELQGERMVSLHCCALYTCAQLENSLYWWGVVPFSQRKKMLEKARAKNKKPKSSAGISSIPNITVGTQVCLRNNPLYHAGAVAFSVSAGIPKVGVLLESVWNMNDSCRFQLRSPESLKSMEKTTKTQEIKTESKPELVKTEMGPPPSPASTCSDASSIASSASLPYKRRRSTPAPKEEEKVNEEQWPLREVVFVEDVKNVPVGKVLKVDGAYVAVKFPGTSSSMSNQSSAAPTDSDPSSLLQDCRLLRIDELQVVKTGGTPKVPDCFQRTPKKLCIPEKAEILAVNVDSKGVHAVLKTGNWVRYCIFDLATGKAEQENNFPTSNLAFLGQSERNVAIFTAGQESPIILRDGNGTIYPMAKDCMGGIRDPDWLDLPPINSLGMGVHSLANLPSNSTIKKKAAIIIMAVEKQTLMQHVLRCDYEACRQYLVNLEQAFLLDQGSQALGALLGHRCDGNRNILHAAVSVCFPVSNKETKEEEEAERSERNTFAERLSAVEAIANAISVVSSNSSGNRTGSSSSRGLRLREMMRRSLRAAGLGRHESGPSSSDHQDPVSPPIAPPSWVPDPPPMDPDGDIDFILAPAVGSLTTASTGNSQGPSTSTIPGPSTEPSVVESKDRKANAHLILKLMCDSVVLRPHLRELLSAKDARGMTPFMLAVSGRAYPAAITVLEAAQKMAKVGDPGIAEKEDADSVFMEMICPLGTNPDDSPLYVLCCNDTCSFTWTGAEHINQDIFECRTCGLLESLCCCTECARVCHKGHDCKLKRTSPTAYCDCWEKCKCKTLIAGQKAARLDLLYRLLTTTNLVTTPNSRGEHILLFLVQTVARQSVEHCQYRPPRIREDRNRKAANAEDSDMPDHDLEPPRFAQLALERVLQDWNALKSMIMFGSQENKDPLSASSRIAHLLPEEQVYLNQQSGTIRLDCFTHCLIVKCAPDITFIDTLLGTLVKELQNKYTPGRREEAINVTRRFLRSVARVFVILSVEMASSKKKNNFIPQPIGKCRRVFQALLPYAVEELCNVAESLIVPVRMGIARPTAPFTLASTSIDAVQGSEELFSVEPLPPRPSPDQSSSSSQTAASYIIRNPQPRRSSQSQPVRGRDEEQDDIVSADVEEVEVVEGVAGEEDHHDDQEEQGEENAEAEGQHDEHDEDGSDMELDLLAAAETESDSESNHSNQDNASGRRSVVTAATAGSEAGSRVSLAFPIFGASSVPAFFSEDDSQSNDSSDSDSSSSQSDDIDQETFLWDEPLERTTSASHANSAAQAPRSMQWAVRNTPSQRATGSAPSSSSTPAASSTGLIYIDPTNLRRSSAISSSAAAAAAALEASNSSSYLTSASSLARAYSIVIRQISDLMSLIPKYNHLVYSQYPAAVKLTYQDAVNLQNYVEEKLIPTWNWMVSIMDSTEAQLRYGSALSSAGDPGHPSHPLHASQHSARRERMTAREEASLRTLEGRRRAATLLTARQGMMSARGDFLNYALSLMRSHNDEHSDVLPVLDVCSLKHVAYVFQALIYWIKAMNQQTTLDTPQMDRKRNREILELGLDNEDSEHDNDEDTNQSSTLQDKDEDPVSAETGQNHPFFRRSDSMTFLGCIPPNPFDVPLAEAIPLADQPHLLQPNARKEDLFGRPSQGLYSSSYMATKGLAEASVDRNCLEVNMGSSLPSPSQILPTKMSYSANLKNVMSMETGQRSSENQSLAEQELEASKPGPSPHDLAAQLKSSLLAEIGLTESDGPPLPSFRPHCSFMGMMISHDMLLGRWRLSLELFGRVFMEDVGAEPGSILTELGGFEVKESKFRREMEKLRNLQSRDLALEVDRDRDQLIQQTMRQLNTHFGRRCTTTPMAVHRVKVTFKDEPGEGSGVARSFYTAIALALLSNDKLPNLDCVQSVSKGMQASSTCHHDYNSNLMQRLRNRDRERERRSGGLRTGSRRDRDRDSRRQLSIDTRPFRPSSEGNPSDEPDPLPAHRQALGERLYPRVHAMQPAFASKITGMLLELSPAQLLLLLASEDSLRARVEEAMELLIAHGRENGADSILDLGLPEAPEKAQQQENRKRHGSTRSVVDMELDDPDDGDDNAPLFYQPGKRGFYSPRPGKNTEARLNCFRNIGRILGLCLLQNELCPITLNRHVIKVLLGRKVNWHDFAFFDPVMYESLRQLIRHSQAGEADAVFAAMDLAFAIDLCKEEGAGQVELLSGGVNMPVTPLNVYEYVRKYAEHRMLVVAEQPLHAMRKGLLDVLPKNALEDLTAEDFRLLVNGCGEVNVQMLISFTSFNDESGENADKLLQFKRWFWSIVEKMSMTERQDLVYFWTSSPSLPASEEGFQPMPSITIRPPDDQHLPTANTCISRLYVPLYSSKQILKQKLLLAIKTKNFGFV is encoded by the exons ATGACATCTATACACTTCGTGGTTCACCCGTTGCCCGGGACCGAGGATCAGCTCAATGACAG GCTCCGTGAGGTCTCAGAAAAACTCAACAAATACAGTTACAACAG TCATCCACACCTTAGTCTGCTGGAGCAGGCCACCCTAAAACAATGTGTTGTCGGTCCTAACCATGCCGGATTTCTCCTCGAG GATGGACGTGTTTGCAGGATCAGCTTTGCTGTCCAGCCCGATCGCCTAGAGCTCAGCAAACCGGATGGCAGTGATGG GAGTCGCTGGAGCTCTGGTGTAAATGGAGGCAGTGGAGGaagtggaagtggaggaggaacaggaggaggtggagctagTGGTGGCAGCAGTGGCGGAGGAGGGGGCGGcggaggaggcggaggcggaGGCACGTCGGGCAGGTCGTCAACAGCAGCTCGCGATTCCCGCCGACAAACCAGGGTGATTCGTACAGGAAGGGATCGTGGCTCAGGCCTTTTAGGTAGCCAGCCTCAGCCAGTCATACCGGCTTCTGTCATCCCTGAAGAGCTCATCACTCAG GCCCAGGTAGTCCTTCAAGGGAAATCCAGGAGTGTGATCATTAGGGAGCTCCAGAGGACCAACCTAGATGTCAACCTTGCCGTCAACAACTTGCTGAGTCgggatgatgaagatggagatGATGGAGATGACACAGCCAGCGAGTCCTACCTCCCTGGAG AAGACCTGATGTCCCTGTTAGATGCAGACATTCATTCAGCCCATCCCAGCGTCATTATTGATGCTGATGCCATGTTCTCTGAGGACATCAGCTACTTTGGCTACCCCTCTTTTAGACGCTCCTCACTGTCTCGCCTGGGATCCTCCAGAG TTCTCCTTCTTCCCTTAGACCGTGACTCAGAGCTGTTGCGTGAACGTGAGTCCGTGTTGAGGTTACGTGAGCGCCGCTGGCTGGATGGGGCCTCGTTCGACACGGAGCGAGGTTCCACCAGCCGTGAGGGTGAACCCAGCCTCGACAAGAAGAGCATCCCTGTCCAGAGCCCTGTCTCCCTTGGAGAGGAGCTCCAGTGGTGGCCTGACAAG GATGGTGTCAAGTTTGTAAGCATTGGAGCCATGTTCTCAGAGCTTGTAGCTGTGAGCTCCAAAGGAGAGCTTTATCAGTGGAAGTGGAGCGAACCTGAACCTTACAGGAATGCACAG AATCCTTTCATTCATCACCCTCGTGTATCCTTCCTGGGCCTGGCCAATGAGAAGATCACATTATTGTCTGCTAATAGCATCAGAGCCACTGTAGCTACAGAGACAAACAAG GTGGCTACCTGGGTGGACGACACACTGAGCACAGTGGCCTCTAAGCTAGAGCACAGTGCCCAATCTTTCCCTGAGCTGCAGGGGGAACGCATGGTGTCGCTGCACTGCTGTGCACTATATACGTGTGCACAGCTGGAGAATAGCCTCTACTGGTG gggtGTTGTGCCTTTTAGTCAAAGGAAGAAGATGCTTGAAAAGGCCAGAGCCAAGAACAAAAAGCCAAAGTCCAGTGCTGGCATCTCCTCAATACCCAACATCACAGTGGGAACACAG GTGTGCTTGAGGAATAACCCCCTCTACCATGCTGGTGCAGTGGCCTTTTCTGTCAGTGCTGGGATTCCAAAAGTGGGCGTCCTATTGGAGTCTGTCTGGAACATGAACGACAGCTGCAGGTTCCAGCTGCGCTCACCAGAGAGCCTCAAGAGCATGGAGAAGACCACAAAGACCCAGGAAATCAA GACTGAAAGCAAACCGGAGCTGGTGAAGACGGAGATgggtcctcctccctccccagcGTCTACTTGCAGTGATGCCTCTTCCATTGCAAGCAGTGCCTCACTGCCCTACA AGCGAAGGCGTTCCACCCCAGCTcccaaagaggaagagaaggtgaATGAGGAACAGTGGCCTCTCAGAGAGGTGGTCTTTGTGGAggatgttaaaaatgtacctgtGGGAAAG GTTCTTAAAGTGGATGGTGCGTATGTTGCTGTGAAGTTTCCAGGAACATCAAGCAGCATGAGCAACCAGAGCTCGGCTGCTCCCACTGACTCGGACCCATCATCACTGTTGCAGGACTGTAGGCTCCTCAGAATAGATGAGCTACAG GTGGTAAAAACTGGTGGGACCCCTAAAGTTCCAGACTGTTTTCAACGAACACCTAAAAAGCTTTGTATCCCAGAAAAGGCTGAGATTCTGGCTGTGAATGTTGACTCCAAAG GAGTCCACGCAGTGCTGAAAACTGGTAACTGGGTAAGGTACTGTATCTTTGACCTGGCCACAGGCAAAGCTGAGCAGGAGAATAACTTCCCAACTAGTAACCTGGCCTTCCTGGGGCAGAGTGAGCGCAATGTGGCCATCTTCACTGCAGGACAG GAGTCTCCTATAATCCTCCGAGATGGAAATGGCACAATCTACCCCATGGCCAAAGATTGTATGGGTGGAATTCGAGATCCTGATTGGTTGGACCTGCCACCAATAAACAGCCTGGGAATGGGAGTGCACTCTCTGGCCAATCTCCCATCTAATTCCACTATCAAAAAGAAAGCTGCTATTATTATAATGGCCGTTGAG AAACAGACGCTGATGCAGCATGTGTTACGCTGTGACTATGAGGCATGTCGGCAGTACCTGGTGAACCTGGAGCAGGCGTTCCTGTTGGATCAGGGAAGCCAGGCCCTTGGAGCACTTTTGGGCCACCGATGTGATGGAAACCGCAACatcctccatgctgctgtctctgtctgcttccCTGTTAGTAACAAGGAGACCAAAGAGGAGGAAG AGGCTGAAAGGTCTGAGAGAAACACATTTGCAGAACGTCTGTCTGCTGTGGAGGCGATTGCTAACGCCATCTCTGTGGTTTCAAGCAACAGCTCTGGAAATAGGACAGGCTCCTCAAGTAGCAGAGG GCTTCGTCTGAGGGAGATGATGCGGAGGTCTCTTAGAGCAGCAGGTCTTGGCCGCCATGAGTCTGGCCCATCATCCAGTGACCATCAGGACCCAGTGTCCCCACCTATTGCTCCACCAAGTTGGGTGCCTGATCCTCCCCCCATGGACCCGG aTGGAGACATAGACTTTATTCTAGCACCAGCTGTGGGTTCACTCACCACCGCCTCAACTGGTAACAGCCAGGGGCCCAGCACCTCCACCATACCAG GGCCATCCACGGAGCCTTCGGTGGTTGAGTCTAAAGATAGGAAGGCCAATGCTCACCTTATCCTCAAGCTGATGTGTGACAGTGTTGTTCTGAGGCCACACCTGCGGGAGCTGCTTTCTGCAAA GGATGCCAGAGGAATGACTCCATTCATGCTGGCTGTAAGTGGGAGAGCCtacccagcagccatcactgtcCTTGAGGCTGCACAGAAAATGGCAAAGG TGGGTGACCCGGGCATTGCAGAGAAGGAGGATGCAGATTCTGTTTTCATGGAAATGATTTGCCCCTTGGGGACAAATCCAGATGACTCTCCCCTATATGTTCTCTGCTGCAATGACACCTGCAGTTTCACTTGGACTGGAGCAGAGCACATTAACCAG GATATCTTTGAGTGCCGAACATGTGGCTTGCTGGagtccctctgctgctgcacagagtgTGCCAGGGTTTGTCACAAAGGACATGACTGCAA GCTTAAGAGGACGTCTCCTACAGCGTACTGTGACTGTTGGGAGAAATGCAAGTGTAAAACGCTGATAGCTGGCCAAAAGGCTGCTCGCCTGGATCTCCTGTACAGGTTGCTCACAACCACAAACCTGGTCACCACACCAAACAGCAG GGGAGAACATATATTACTGTTCCTGGTGCAAACTGTTGCCAGGCAGAGTGTGGAGCACTGTCAGTACAGACCACCACGCATCAGAGAAGACAGGAACCGCAAGGCTGCTAATGCAGAAG ACTCTGATATGCCAGATCATGACCTAGAACCTCCACGCTTTGCTCAGCTGGCTCTGGAGAGGGTCCTGCAGGATTGGAATGCCCTCAAGTCTATGATCATGTTTGGTTCTCAGGAAAATAAAGACCC ACTTAGTGCCAGCAGCAGAATTGCCCACCTCCTGCCTGAAGAACAGGTCTACTTGAATCAGCAGAGCGGCACCATTCGCCTTGACTGCTTCACACACTGCCTCATTGTCAAGTGTGCTCCTGACATCACA TTCATAGACACTTTACTGGGTACTCTGGTAAAGGAGCTGCAGAACAAGTACACTCCTGGCCGGAGAGAGGAGGCAATCAATGTCACTCGTAGGTTCCTGCGCTCTGTAGCTCGAGTGTTTGTCATCCTCAGTGTGGAGATGGCCTCATCCAAGAAGAAAAA TAACTTCATCCCCCAGCCCATTGGAAAATGTCGGCGCGTTTTCCAGGCTCTGTTGCCCTATGCTGTGGAGGAGCTGTGCAATGTGGCAGAGTCTCTAATTGTTCCAGTGCGAATGGGTATTGCAAGACCTACCGCTCCGTTCACTTTGGCCAGCACCAGCATCGATGCTGTTCAGGGCAGTGAGGAGCTTTTCTCTGTGGAACCACTGCCTCCAAGACCGTCACCTGACCAGTCAAGCAG CTCTAGCCAGACAGCTGCCTCTTATATCATAAGGAACCCCCAGCCTCGGCGCAGCAGCCAGTCTCAGCCTGTCAGAGGAAGAGATGAGGAGCAGGATGACATTGTATCAGCAGATGTGGAAGAG GTTGAAGTTGTAGAGGGAGTTGCAGGGGAAGAAGACCATCATGATGACCaagaggagcagggagaggaaAACGCTGAAGCAGAGGGACAGCACGATGAGCATGATGAGGATG GAAGTGACATGGAGTTGGACCTTTTGGCAGCAGCTGAAACGGAGAGCGATAGTGAAAGTAACCACAGCAATCAGGATAATGCTAGTGGCCGTAGGAGCGTCGTCACAGCAGCAACTGCTGGGTCTGAAGCAG GCAGTAGGGTGTCCTTGGCATTTCCTATTTTTG GTGCCAGCAGTGTCCCTGCCTTCTTTTCAGAGGATGACTCCCAGTCCAACGACTCCAGtgactcagacagcagcagtagtCAGAGCGATGACATCGACCAGGAGACATTCCTTTGGGATGAGCCGCTAGAAAGGACAACTAGTGCTTCGCATGCTAACAGTGCAGCACAGGCCCCTCGCTCAATGCAATGGGCTGTTAGAAACACCCCCAGCCAAAGGGCAACCGGAAGCGCTCCCTCCAGCTCCTCAACTCCAGCTG CAAGTTCCACAGGCCTGATTTATATTGACCCAACCAATCTACGTCGCTCCAGTGCAATCAGCTCTAGTGctgcggcggcagcagcagctttggagGCCAGCAACTCCAGCAGCTACCTTACATCTGCCAGCAGCCTTGCCCGTGCTTACAGCATTGTCATCAGGCAGATCTCAGACCTCATGAGTCTGATTCCCAAATACAACCATCTTGTCTACTCCCAGTATCCTGCGGCTGTAAAGCTCACCTACCAGGATGCAGTAAACCTGCAG AACTATGTTGAGGAAAAGCTGATTCCCACCTGGAATTGGATGGTTTCCATCATGGATTCCACTGAGGCCCAGTTACGATATGGGTCAGCCCTGTCATCTGCTGGAGACCCGGGTCACCCCAGTCACCCTCTCCATGCCTCTCAGCATTCAGCTCGCAGGGAACGCATGACGGCTCGGGAGGAGGCCAGCCTCCGCACTCTGGAAGGACGCAG GAGAGCAGCCACACTGCTAACGGCTCGTCAAGGCATGATGTCAGCTCGGGGTGACTTCCTGAATTATGCCCTGTCACTGATGCGATCCCACAATGATGAGCATTCTGATGTGCTTCCTGTGCTGGATGTGTGCTCGCTGAAGCACGTGGCATACGTTTTTCAGGCTCTTATCTACTGGATAAAGGCCATGAATCAGCAGACCACCCTGGACACCCCACAGATGGATAGAAAGAG GAATCGTGAGATTTTGGAACTTGGATTGGACAATGAGGACTCTGAACATGATAACGATGAGGACACCAACCAGA GTTCAACCCTACAGGACAAAGATGAGGACCCAGTCTCAGCTGAAACGGGTCAGAACCATCCGTTCTTCCGTCGCTCTGACTCTATGACCTTCCTGGGCTGCATCCCACCCAACCCCTTTGATGTTCCTCTGGCTGAAGCCATCCCACTGGCAGACCAGCCTCACCTCCTGCAG CCTAATGCCAGGAAGGAGGATCTGTTCGGTCGCCCCTCTCAGGGCTTGTACTCTTCTTCTTACATGGCAACCAAAGGTCTGGCTGAGGCGAGCGTGGACAGGAACTGCCTGGAGGTAAACATGGGCTCCTCTCTACCCTCCCCCTCTCAG ATTCTGCCCACTAAGATGTCTTACTCGGCCAACTTGAAGAATGTGATGAGCATGGAAACTGGCCAGCGAAGCTCAGAGAATCAGTCACTGGCGGAGCAGGAGCTTGAGGCTTCCAAACCAGGCCCTTCACCACACGACCTCGCTGCCCAGCTGAAGAGCAGCCTGCTTGCTGAGATTGGCCTCACAGAGAGTGACGGTCCTCCTCTCCCATCATTCAG ACCTCACTGCAGTTTCATGGGGATGATGATCTCACATGACATGCTGCTTGGCCGCTGGCGTCTATCACTGGAACTCTTTGGTCGTGTCTTCATGGAGGATGTAGGAGCTGAACCTGGATCT ATCCTCACAGAGCTTGGTGGTTTTGAAGTTAAAGAATCCAAGTTCCGCCGTGAGATGGAGAAGCTGAGGAACCTGCAGTCCCGTGACCTGGCCCTCGAAGTTGACCGTGATCGAGACCAGTTAATACAGCAGACAATGCGTCAGCTAAATACGCACTTTGGCAGGCGTTGTACAACCACACCCATGGCTGTACACCGAGTGAAGGTCACCTTTAAAGATGAGCCTGGCGAGGGCAGCGGTGTGGCCCGCAGTTTTTACACGGCCATTGCCTTGGCCTTGCTCTCCAACGATAAGCTGCCCAACCTGGACTGTGTTCAGAGTGTCAGCAAGGGCATGCAGGCCAGCAGTACGTGTCATCACGATTACAATTCAA atCTAATGCAGCGTCTTAGGAACCGGGACCGGGAACgagagaggaggagtggagggcTTCGAACAGGATCTCGAAGAGACCGAGACAG AGATTCAAGGCGGCAGCTGTCCATAGATACTCGGCCTTTTAGGCCTTCATCAGAGGGAAACCCCAGTGATGAGCCTGATCCTCTGCCTGCACACAGACAAGCCCTGGGAGAAAGGCTGTACCCACGAGTTCACGCAATGCAACCG GCGTTTGCCAGTAAAATCACAGGCATGTTGCTGGAGCTGTCACCtgcccagctgctgctgctgctggctagcgAGGATTCTCTCAGAGCCAGAGTAGAAGAGGCCATGGAGCTTCTCATTGCACATGGAAG GGAAAATGGTGCTGACAGTATACTGGACTTGGGACTCCCGGAGGCTCCAGAGAAAGCACAA CAGCAGGAGAACCGTAAGCGTCACGGTTCAACACGCAGTGTGGTTGACATGGAGCTTGACGACCCAGATGATGGGGATGACAATGCTCCTCTTTTCTATCAGCCTGGCAAACGAGGCTTCTACTCCCCTCGACctggcaaaaacacagaggcCAGACTAAACTGCTTCCGTAACATTGGCAG AATACTGGGGTTGTGTCTGCTGCAGAATGAACTCTGTCCAATTACACTGAACAGACATGTCATCAAGGTTCTGCTGGGTAGAAAG GTCAACTGGCATGACTTTGCGTTCTTTGACCCAGTCATGTATGAGAGCCTGCGGCAGCTCATCCGCCATTCACAGGCTGGTGAAGCAGATGCAGTGTTTGCTGCCATGGACCTGGCCTTCGCCATTGACCTCTGCAAAGAGGAAGGAGCTGGACAG GTGGAGCTTCTTTCCGGTGGGGTCAACAtgcctgttactcctctcaatGTATATGAATATGTGCGGAAGTACGCAGAGCACAGAATGCTGGTGGTGGCTGAGCAACCTCTTCAT GCGATGAGGAAGGGTTTGCTGGATGTACTACCGAAGAATGCCCTAGAAGACCTGACAGCTGAGGACTTCAGGCTGCTGGTCAATGGCTGTGGAGAAGTCAACGTCCAGATGCTCATTAGCTTCACCTCCTTCAACGACGAATCTG GGGAAAATGCAGACAAGCTCCTCCAGTTCAAACGCTGGTTTTGGTCCATAGTGGAGAAGATGAGTATGACTGAGAGGCAAGACCTG GTGTATTTCTGGACCTCCAGTCCATCTCTGCCAGCCAGCGAGGAGGGCTTCCAGCCAATGCCCTCTATCACCATCCGGCCTCCAGACGACCAGCACCTCCCCACAGCCAACACCTGCATCTCACGTCTCTACGTGCCACTCTACTCTTCAAAACAGATACTCAAACAAAAACTCCTGCTAGCCATTAAGACCAAGAATTTTGGTTTTGTGTAA